From a region of the Chitinophaga caseinilytica genome:
- a CDS encoding class I SAM-dependent methyltransferase, whose protein sequence is MQQNKYDDPAFFLEYSQMPRSVHGLNAAGEWSVFRRMLPDLEGAHVLDLGCGFGWHCRYVREQGAAMVTGVDISEKMLEKARQTTNDAAIQYLRMPIEDIGFPANSFEVVFSSLALHYVGPYTEVCRKVFNCLKPGGAFVFSCEHPVFTALPQQDWFTDDNGDRLHWPLDRYQDQGLRETSFLGHSVVKYHRTLETLLNGLTNAGFRIQSIAEPQPAADVIAQYPEMIDETRRPIFLLVSAQKPG, encoded by the coding sequence ATGCAACAGAATAAATACGACGATCCTGCATTTTTCCTCGAATACAGCCAGATGCCCCGTTCCGTTCACGGGCTCAACGCCGCGGGCGAATGGAGCGTTTTCCGCCGGATGCTGCCAGACCTGGAAGGGGCGCATGTGCTCGATCTCGGATGCGGGTTCGGATGGCATTGCCGGTACGTGCGGGAACAGGGCGCGGCTATGGTGACGGGGGTGGATATTTCGGAAAAGATGCTGGAAAAAGCCCGTCAAACCACCAACGACGCCGCCATTCAATATCTCCGGATGCCGATCGAAGACATCGGGTTTCCGGCGAACAGCTTCGAAGTGGTCTTCAGCTCGCTGGCATTGCATTATGTGGGGCCTTACACGGAAGTCTGCCGCAAGGTATTCAACTGCCTCAAGCCAGGCGGTGCATTCGTTTTCTCCTGCGAACATCCCGTGTTTACTGCGCTGCCGCAGCAGGACTGGTTCACGGACGACAACGGCGACCGGCTCCATTGGCCTTTAGACCGCTACCAGGACCAGGGCCTCCGCGAAACATCGTTCCTGGGCCATTCCGTCGTCAAATACCACCGCACCCTCGAAACGCTCCTGAACGGTTTGACGAACGCCGGTTTCCGGATACAATCCATCGCCGAGCCGCAGCCCGCGGCAGACGTCATCGCCCAATACCCCGAAATGATCGACGAAACCCGCCGGCCCATCTTCCTCCTCGTTTCCGCACAAAAACCCGGATAA